One window of the Rosa rugosa chromosome 3, drRosRugo1.1, whole genome shotgun sequence genome contains the following:
- the LOC133740829 gene encoding methyl jasmonate esterase 1-like, translated as MEALPQHERVILVGHSLGGLAISQAMERFPSKISVAVFVAALMPGPNLNISTLQQESFRRQDSQLDSRFTYDQGPNNPPTTFIFGPVYLATKVYQLSRKEDIELATMLMRPLRLFSEEDMSKELKLSKEKYGSVNRVFIISDEDLVGRKDFQLWVIERNRPNRVVEMRGSDHMVMMSKPLELWGFFKTLLQIIRNYSVIIVK; from the exons ATGGAAGCTCTTCCACAACATGAAAGGGTCATCCTTGTTGGTCATAGCCTTGGCGGGTTGGCCATTTCTCAAGCCATGGAGAGGTTTCCGAGTAAGATTTCTGTAGCTGTTTTTGTTGCTGCTTTGATGCCTGGTCCGAACCTCAACATTTCCACTCTTCAACAAGAG TCATTTCGGCGACAAGATTCTCAATTGGACAGCCGATTTACATATGACCAAGGGCCAAACAACCCTCCAACAACTTTCATCTTCGGCCCCGTGTATTTGGCAACTAAGGTCTACCAACTTAGCCGTAAAGAG GATATAGAACTGGCCACTATGTTAATGAGACCACTACGTTTGTTTAGTGAAGAAGACATGTCTAAGGAACTAAAGCTGTCCAAGGAGAAATACGGGTCGGTCAATCGGGTTTTCATAATCTCAGATGAAGATTTGGTCGGAAGGAAAGATTTTCAACTGTGGGTGATTGAGAGAAATCGCCCAAATCGTGTGGTGGAAATGAGAGGATCAGATCACATGGTCATGATGTCAAAGCCATTAGAGCTTTGGGGCTTCTTCAAAACCTTGCTACAAATTATTCGTAACTATTCAGTAATTATTGTAAAATAA